A genomic stretch from Schistosoma haematobium chromosome 4, whole genome shotgun sequence includes:
- the UAP1_1 gene encoding UDP-N-acetylglucosamine pyrophosphorylase, variant 2 (EggNog:ENOG410V5KI~COG:M) — protein MSDVPGIDITLHGQDHLLTFWNELNAKEQSEILSDISKINFSALGRIFDTPPSCSSGIDDRLLPPNPEICKSLSELRTSQPLLLERYLSIALRAVSENKVAVLLLAGGQGTRLGVSYPKGLYKPNLPSGRSLYQLQAERLHRVSHMCKEKFGKTPSITWYIMTSEHTKETTVQFFKSFNYFGHNCDNIVFFEQYTLPAFSLDGRILLQTKSKLTSAPDGNGGLYRALKERGILDDMKLRGIEYVQIYCVDNILVKVPDLHFIGYCIENNADCAAEVVQKLDPEEPLGVVGVVDGQYQVVEYSEISPVTASLRVNQYDSHNNAHNSNNGETSRLVYSHGNICVHFTTRSFLERVCQDDIQMKMRYHRAQKKVNCIDLQTGELIVPQKPNAIKFEKFAFDVFPFAHRFFIWEVPRDEQFSPLKNGPGAIKDCPKTARLDLLNYHTRLAENAGAILVNHSSTSNGNGHVDNVHDKPLIEISPLITYNGENLTCLKGVEIHGLNRLEQDIETGKPVLFSCEMNGDI, from the exons ATGTCTGACGTACCTGGGATTGATATCACGCTTCATGGGCAGGATCATTTATTGACTTTCTGGAATGAGCTCAATGCTAAGGAGCAATCTGAAATCCTCAGTGATATTTCGAAGATCAATTTCTCTGCTCTCGGCCGAATTTTTGAT ACTCCTCCAAGCTGCTCTTCCGGAATCGATGACAGGCTCTTGCCACCTAATCCAGAGATATGTAAATCTCTGTCGGAGTTGCGCACTTCGCAACCTCTCTTACTGGAACGCTATCTCAGTATTG CTTTGCGGGCAGTCAGTGAAAATAAAGTGGCGGTTCTATTGTTAGCGGGTGGTCAAGGGACACGACTTGGTGTTTCCTATCCCAAAGGGTTGTACAAGCCGAATTTACCATCAGGTCGTTCATTATATCAACTTCAAGCCGAGCGTCTTCACCGTGTTTCTCATATGTGTAAAGAAAAGTTTGGTAAAACTCCTTCGATAACTTG gTATATCATGACTTCTGAGCACACAAAAGAAACAACTGTACAGTtctttaaatcatttaattattttggacataattgtgaCAACATTGTATTTTTTGAACAATACACTCTTCCAGCCTTTTCTCTAGATGGAAGAATCCTGTTGCAAACTAAGTCTAAACTAACATCAGCTCCAG ATGGAAACGGTGGTTTGTACAGGGCTCTTAAAGAGCGCGGTATTCTCGATGATATGAAATTAAGAGGAATCGAATATGTCCAAATTTATTGTGTTGATAATATTCTGGTAAAGGTACCTGATCTTCACTTTATCGGATACTGCATTGAAAATAATGCAGATTGTGCTGCAGAAGTTGTTCAGAAGCTAGACCCAGAAGAACCGCTTGGAGTTGTTGGAGTAGTAGATGGTCAGTATCAG GTCGTAGAATATAGTGAGATATCTCCCGTTACAGCATCCTTACGTGTAAACCAATATGACTCTCATAATAATGCACACAATTCAAACAATGGTGAAACAAGTCGTTTAGTTTATAGTCATGGAAATATTTGTGTACATTTCACAACGAGATCATTTTTGGAACGTGTTTGTCAGGATGATATACAAATGAAAATGCGTTATCATCGAGCTCAAAAGAAAGTTAATTGTATAGATTTGCAAACAGGAGAATTGATTGTCCCTCAAAAACCGAATGCAATCAAATTTGAAAAATTCGCATTCGATGTTTTTCCATTTGCTCA TCGATTTTTTATATGGGAAGTTCCTAGAGATGAACAATTTTCTCCGCTTAAGAATGGACCAGGTGCAATTAAGGATTGTCCTAAAACAGCTCGACTTGATTTGCTTAATTATCATACTCGCTTAGCGGAAAACGCTGGTGCAATACTAGTAAATCATAGTTCTACGTCTAATGGGAACGGACACGTAGATAATGTTCATGACAAGCCCTTAATTGAAATTTCACCTTTGATTACTTACAATGGTGAA AACTTAACATGTCTAAAAGGTGTTGaaattcatggtctcaatcgTTTGGAACAAGACATAGAAACTGGTAAACCAGTTTTATTTTCTTGTGAAATGAATGGTGACATCTAG
- the HRH1_1 gene encoding Histamine H1 receptor (EggNog:ENOG410VC0W~COG:T), translating into MNQLFLTDNNFHENEYRMEACHENVSCALSSTNYNFTSDVNLTKVESEMFGEWRFALNIIIISLQILSSILIFCGNSLVISAVATTKGLRRITDLYIVSLALADLLVAVLVLPLSIMRQVYGHWPYESHELCIYWLSLNVFLCSSSILNLCCISVDRYIAINYPTKYISKRTRRTAFAMIGGAWIASFLIMIPPIFGFQHHTGVGSCYIRSDAGYRFLTGIPILIIPILLVGFIYIRIFWVIRRRSKEFEFGKFSSNPKEHRFGSFKLLFIPSNIYHHRFVRIRRYLSSVKYNQRRLFELKYRQSNLCIACTPCKRCNNLKKFPITQSYGPSALGSFSNERPVQPEWNVSETPKQRTQSVPMFRITMLHRSTKSDLNDFSTFVVHDSTENTEACISPTTHTEDNIIIKDSLPNVHKTTDASVNDQRKGLQQKHAQTQNSQNTKSVTARLKHPKAHTEIHSYRRECLIFKREQKTVKTVATVVCCFILCWLSFAIFHLVEGVCQCVLSERITMATAWPGYLNSMCNPFIYAFCTKEYANAFKRLLHIGKNV; encoded by the coding sequence ATGAACCAACTGTTTTTAACTGACAACAATTTCCATGAAAATGAATATAGAATGGAGGCGTGCCACGAAAATGTTTCTTGTGCATTATCCAGcacaaattataattttacCAGTGATGTTAATCTAACAAAAGTGgaaagtgaaatgtttggtGAATGGAGATTTGCATTGAACATAATTATTATCTCTCTCCAAATCCTATCTAGCATTCTAATATTTTGTGGTAATTCACTAGTTATTTCAGCTGTTGCAACGACTAAGGGATTGAGACGTATAACTGACCTCTACATTGTATCACTTGCTTTGGCTGACCTACTTGTCGCAGTTCTAGTCCTACCTCTTTCCATTATGCGTCAAGTTTACGGTCATTGGCCTTATGAATCACATGAATTATGCATATACTGGCTCTCTCTCAACGTGTTCTTGTGTTCATCTTCGATATTGAACTTATGTTGTATATCTGTGGATCGATATATTGCAATCAATTATCCGACGAAATATATCAGTAAGCGAACACGTCGTACTGCATTTGCAATGATTGGAGGTGCTTGGATAGCATCGTTCCTAATAATGATCCCGCCTATATTTGGCTTCCAGCATCACACGGGAGTAGGAAGTTGTTACATAAGAAGTGATGCAGGATACAGATTTCTCACAGGAATCCCGATACTCATCATACCAATTTTGTTAGTCGGTTTCATTTACATTCGTATATTTTGGGTGATTCGACGTCGTTCAAAGGAATTCGAATTCGGTAAGTTTTCATCTAATCCGAAAGAACATAGATTTGGATCATTTAAGTTGCTTTTCATTCCGAGTAATATCTATCACCATCGCTTTGTACGTATCAGGAGATATCTCAGTTCAGTTAAATACAATCAACGTCGATTATTTGAGTTGAAGTACAGACAATCTAACTTGTGTATTGCATGCACTCCATGTAAGAGGTGTAACAATCTGAAAAAATTTCCTATCACTCAGTCTTACGGTCCAAGTGCCTTAGGTTCTTTTTCCAATGAGCGTCCTGTACAACCAGAGTGGAATGTTTCGGAAACGCCTAAACAACGCACACAATCTGTTCCGATGTTTCGAATAACAATGTTGCATAGATCTACGAAATCTGATTTGAATGATTTTTCTACGTTTGTGGTTCATGATAGTACAGAGAACACAGAAGCATGTATTTCACCAACTACTCATACGGAAGACAATATTATAATCAAGGATTCACTTCCAAATGTTCACAAAACTACTGACGCTTCTGTAAATGATCAACGGAAAGGTCTGCAACAAAAACATGCACAGACACAAAACAGTCAGAATACAAAAAGTGTGACTGCAAGGTTGAAACATCCTAAGGCACATACTGAAATACATTCCTATCGACGCGAATGTCTTATATTTAAGAGAGAACAAAAAACTGTCAAAACAGTAGCAACTGTAGTGTGTTGTTTCATTTTATGTTGGCTTTCATTTGCTATTTTTCATTTAGTAGAAGGTGTATGTCAGTGTGTACTATCAGAACGAATTACAATGGCAACAGCTTGGCCAGGTTACTTGAATAGTATGTGTAATCCATTTATATACGCATTCTGTACTAAAGAATATGCAAATGCATTCAAACGTTTATTACATATTGGGAAGAATGTATAA
- the UAP1_1 gene encoding UDP-N-acetylglucosamine pyrophosphorylase (EggNog:ENOG410V5KI~COG:M), with translation MCKEKFGKTPSITWYIMTSEHTKETTVQFFKSFNYFGHNCDNIVFFEQYTLPAFSLDGRILLQTKSKLTSAPDGNGGLYRALKERGILDDMKLRGIEYVQIYCVDNILVKVPDLHFIGYCIENNADCAAEVVQKLDPEEPLGVVGVVDGQYQVVEYSEISPVTASLRVNQYDSHNNAHNSNNGETSRLVYSHGNICVHFTTRSFLERVCQDDIQMKMRYHRAQKKVNCIDLQTGELIVPQKPNAIKFEKFAFDVFPFAHRFFIWEVPRDEQFSPLKNGPGAIKDCPKTARLDLLNYHTRLAENAGAILVNHSSTSNGNGHVDNVHDKPLIEISPLITYNGENLTCLKGVEIHGLNRLEQDIETGKPVLFSCEMNGDI, from the exons ATGTGTAAAGAAAAGTTTGGTAAAACTCCTTCGATAACTTG gTATATCATGACTTCTGAGCACACAAAAGAAACAACTGTACAGTtctttaaatcatttaattattttggacataattgtgaCAACATTGTATTTTTTGAACAATACACTCTTCCAGCCTTTTCTCTAGATGGAAGAATCCTGTTGCAAACTAAGTCTAAACTAACATCAGCTCCAG ATGGAAACGGTGGTTTGTACAGGGCTCTTAAAGAGCGCGGTATTCTCGATGATATGAAATTAAGAGGAATCGAATATGTCCAAATTTATTGTGTTGATAATATTCTGGTAAAGGTACCTGATCTTCACTTTATCGGATACTGCATTGAAAATAATGCAGATTGTGCTGCAGAAGTTGTTCAGAAGCTAGACCCAGAAGAACCGCTTGGAGTTGTTGGAGTAGTAGATGGTCAGTATCAG GTCGTAGAATATAGTGAGATATCTCCCGTTACAGCATCCTTACGTGTAAACCAATATGACTCTCATAATAATGCACACAATTCAAACAATGGTGAAACAAGTCGTTTAGTTTATAGTCATGGAAATATTTGTGTACATTTCACAACGAGATCATTTTTGGAACGTGTTTGTCAGGATGATATACAAATGAAAATGCGTTATCATCGAGCTCAAAAGAAAGTTAATTGTATAGATTTGCAAACAGGAGAATTGATTGTCCCTCAAAAACCGAATGCAATCAAATTTGAAAAATTCGCATTCGATGTTTTTCCATTTGCTCA TCGATTTTTTATATGGGAAGTTCCTAGAGATGAACAATTTTCTCCGCTTAAGAATGGACCAGGTGCAATTAAGGATTGTCCTAAAACAGCTCGACTTGATTTGCTTAATTATCATACTCGCTTAGCGGAAAACGCTGGTGCAATACTAGTAAATCATAGTTCTACGTCTAATGGGAACGGACACGTAGATAATGTTCATGACAAGCCCTTAATTGAAATTTCACCTTTGATTACTTACAATGGTGAA AACTTAACATGTCTAAAAGGTGTTGaaattcatggtctcaatcgTTTGGAACAAGACATAGAAACTGGTAAACCAGTTTTATTTTCTTGTGAAATGAATGGTGACATCTAG